Proteins found in one Crassostrea angulata isolate pt1a10 chromosome 3, ASM2561291v2, whole genome shotgun sequence genomic segment:
- the LOC128176591 gene encoding GTPase IMAP family member 4-like isoform X2: MGNKATQEADKENSSDSQKAGAGKSDICQAQVAVLQREVPHVSAEPNRNVDERRIILIGKLGAGKSHSGNGILGTEQFQSEQCWSSVTRRCDYGTAVRNGIRYRVFDTPGVNSPEDTQDEIDVEREIRRCLFCTSPGFHAIVLVLSATERIAKEDLKMLKNLDTMLGESSFKYMILVITKLQNDESRLNEMIAKAPIVAKLNVKCEARRVIFGKDEKKIPPECLQKFDEVLTKLIKQNTTYGKEYYRHKYYDQATEILKLDKDDYKKKHPEISDSEAFEIVRNEAAIGRSPRESKLLKIKDRNCQCIIS; this comes from the exons ATGGGCAATAAGGCTACACAAGAAGCTGACAAGGAAAATTCTTCTG ATTCGCAAAAAGCTGGCGCAGGAAAGTCAG acATTTGTCAAGCACAAGTAGCTGTCCTACAGAGAGAGGTGCCACATGTGTCTGCTGAACCTAATCGAAATGTAGATGAAAGACGGATTATTCTAATTGGAAAACTTGGAGCAGGCAAAAGTCACAGTGGAAATGGAATTTTAGGAACTGAACAATTTCAGAGTGAACAGTGTTGGTCGTCTGTGACACGGAGATGTGATTACGGTACGGCTGTCAGGAATGGAATTAGATATCGAGTGTTTGATACACCTGGCGTTAACTCCCCTGAGGATACCCAAGATGAAATTGACGTAGAAAGGGAAATTCGTCGATGTTTATTTTGTACGTCTCCGGGTTTCCACGCCATTGTCCTGGTTTTGTCGGCGACTGAGAGGATCGCAAAAGAAGAcctaaaaatgcttaaaaatctTGACACAATGTTGGGTGAAAGTTCGTTTAAGTATATGATCCTTGTGATCACCAAGTTACAAAATGACGAATCTCGCTTGAACGAGATGATTGCAAAGGCTCCGATAGTTGCGAAACTGAATGTTAAATGCGAGGCAAGACGAGTTATATTTGGTAAAGATGAGAAAAAAATACCACCTGAATGTCTGCAAAAGTTTGATGAAGTGTTAACTAAACTGATTAAACAGAATACAACATACGGTAAAGAGTATTATAGACACAAGTATTACGATCAAGCAACTGAAATACTGAAGCTAGATAAGGACGATTACAAGAAAAAGCATCCGGAAATATCCGATAGTGAGGCTTTTGAAATAGTAAGAAACGAAGCAGCAATTGGGCGTTCCCCACGGGAAAGCAAActtctaaaaattaaagatcGAAATTGTCAATGTATTATTTCCTGA
- the LOC128176591 gene encoding GTPase IMAP family member 4-like isoform X1, with the protein MFTDLMGNKATQEADKENSSDSQKAGAGKSDICQAQVAVLQREVPHVSAEPNRNVDERRIILIGKLGAGKSHSGNGILGTEQFQSEQCWSSVTRRCDYGTAVRNGIRYRVFDTPGVNSPEDTQDEIDVEREIRRCLFCTSPGFHAIVLVLSATERIAKEDLKMLKNLDTMLGESSFKYMILVITKLQNDESRLNEMIAKAPIVAKLNVKCEARRVIFGKDEKKIPPECLQKFDEVLTKLIKQNTTYGKEYYRHKYYDQATEILKLDKDDYKKKHPEISDSEAFEIVRNEAAIGRSPRESKLLKIKDRNCQCIIS; encoded by the exons ATGTTCACAGATTTGATGGGCAATAAGGCTACACAAGAAGCTGACAAGGAAAATTCTTCTG ATTCGCAAAAAGCTGGCGCAGGAAAGTCAG acATTTGTCAAGCACAAGTAGCTGTCCTACAGAGAGAGGTGCCACATGTGTCTGCTGAACCTAATCGAAATGTAGATGAAAGACGGATTATTCTAATTGGAAAACTTGGAGCAGGCAAAAGTCACAGTGGAAATGGAATTTTAGGAACTGAACAATTTCAGAGTGAACAGTGTTGGTCGTCTGTGACACGGAGATGTGATTACGGTACGGCTGTCAGGAATGGAATTAGATATCGAGTGTTTGATACACCTGGCGTTAACTCCCCTGAGGATACCCAAGATGAAATTGACGTAGAAAGGGAAATTCGTCGATGTTTATTTTGTACGTCTCCGGGTTTCCACGCCATTGTCCTGGTTTTGTCGGCGACTGAGAGGATCGCAAAAGAAGAcctaaaaatgcttaaaaatctTGACACAATGTTGGGTGAAAGTTCGTTTAAGTATATGATCCTTGTGATCACCAAGTTACAAAATGACGAATCTCGCTTGAACGAGATGATTGCAAAGGCTCCGATAGTTGCGAAACTGAATGTTAAATGCGAGGCAAGACGAGTTATATTTGGTAAAGATGAGAAAAAAATACCACCTGAATGTCTGCAAAAGTTTGATGAAGTGTTAACTAAACTGATTAAACAGAATACAACATACGGTAAAGAGTATTATAGACACAAGTATTACGATCAAGCAACTGAAATACTGAAGCTAGATAAGGACGATTACAAGAAAAAGCATCCGGAAATATCCGATAGTGAGGCTTTTGAAATAGTAAGAAACGAAGCAGCAATTGGGCGTTCCCCACGGGAAAGCAAActtctaaaaattaaagatcGAAATTGTCAATGTATTATTTCCTGA
- the LOC128176593 gene encoding GTPase IMAP family member 4-like isoform X2, producing MCEATNKTAVNNSYIGSDKPADYFLSDDLMFTDLMGNMATQEAGKEYSSDICQAQEAVLPREVPHVSAEPNQKVEERRVILVGKLGAGKSHSGNGILGNKQFQSEQCWSSVTRRCDYGTAVRNGIRYRVFDTPGVNSPEDIRDGIDVETEIRRCLFCTSPGFHAIVLVLSATERIAREDLEMLKNLDTMLGESSFKYMILVITKLQNDESRLNEMIARAPEVAKLNVKCEARRVIFGKDDNKIPPECLQKFDEVLTKLIKQNKRYGKEYYRHKYYDQATAILKLDKDDYKKKHPEISDSEAFEIVRNEAAIGLSPRDSELLKIKDQDCQCIIS from the exons ATGTGTGAGGCAACAAACAAGACGGCGGTAAACAATAGTTACATAGGATCGGATAAGCCAGCCGACTACTTTCTCTCA GATGACTTGATGTTCACAGATTTGATGGGCAATATGGCTACACAAGAAGCTGGTAAAGAATATTCTTCTG ACATTTGTCAAGCACAAGAAGCTGTCCTACCGAGAGAGGTACCGCATGTGTCTGCTGAACCTAATCAAAAAGTAGAAGAAAGACGGGTTATTCTTGTTGGCAAACTTGGAGCAGGCAAAAGTCACAGTGGAAATGGAATTTTAGGTAATAAACAATTTCAGAGTGAACAGTGTTGGTCGTCTGTGACACGGAGATGTGATTACGGTACGGCCGTCAGGAATGGAATTAGATATCGAGTTTTTGATACACCTGGCGTTAACTCCCCTGAGGATATCAGAGATGGAATTGACGTAGAAACGGAAATTCGTCGATGTCTATTTTGTACGTCTCCGGGTTTCCATGCCATTGTTCTCGTTCTGTCGGCGACTGAGAGGATCGCAAGAGAAGACCTAGAAATGCTTAAAAATCTTGACACTATGTTAGGTGAAAGTTCGTTTAAGTATATGATCCTTGTGATCACCAAGTTACAAAATGACGAATCTCGCTTGAACGAGATGATTGCAAGGGCTCCGGAAGTTGCAAAACTGAATGTTAAATGCGAGGCAAGACGAGTTATATTTGGTAAAGATGACAACAAAATACCACCTGAATGTCTGCAAAAGTTTGATGAAGTGTTAACGAAACTGATTAAACAGAATAAAAGATACGGTAAAGAGTATTATAGACACAAGTATTACGATCAAGCAACTGCAATACTGAAGCTAGATAAGGACGACTACAAGAAAAAGCATCCAGAAATATCCGATAGTGAGGCTTTTGAAATAGTTAGAAACGAGGCAGCGATTGGTCTTTCCCCACGGGATAGCGAActtctaaaaattaaagatcAAGATTGTCAATGTATTATATCCTAA
- the LOC128176593 gene encoding GTPase IMAP family member 4-like isoform X1 — translation MGNMATQEAGKEYSSDICQAQEAVLPREVPHVSAEPNQKVEERRVILVGKLGAGKSHSGNGILGNKQFQSEQCWSSVTRRCDYGTAVRNGIRYRVFDTPGVNSPEDIRDGIDVETEIRRCLFCTSPGFHAIVLVLSATERIAREDLEMLKNLDTMLGESSFKYMILVITKLQNDESRLNEMIARAPEVAKLNVKCEARRVIFGKDDNKIPPECLQKFDEVLTKLIKQNKRYGKEYYRHKYYDQATAILKLDKDDYKKKHPEISDSEAFEIVRNEAAIGLSPRDSELLKIKDQDCQCIIS, via the exons ATGGGCAATATGGCTACACAAGAAGCTGGTAAAGAATATTCTTCTG ACATTTGTCAAGCACAAGAAGCTGTCCTACCGAGAGAGGTACCGCATGTGTCTGCTGAACCTAATCAAAAAGTAGAAGAAAGACGGGTTATTCTTGTTGGCAAACTTGGAGCAGGCAAAAGTCACAGTGGAAATGGAATTTTAGGTAATAAACAATTTCAGAGTGAACAGTGTTGGTCGTCTGTGACACGGAGATGTGATTACGGTACGGCCGTCAGGAATGGAATTAGATATCGAGTTTTTGATACACCTGGCGTTAACTCCCCTGAGGATATCAGAGATGGAATTGACGTAGAAACGGAAATTCGTCGATGTCTATTTTGTACGTCTCCGGGTTTCCATGCCATTGTTCTCGTTCTGTCGGCGACTGAGAGGATCGCAAGAGAAGACCTAGAAATGCTTAAAAATCTTGACACTATGTTAGGTGAAAGTTCGTTTAAGTATATGATCCTTGTGATCACCAAGTTACAAAATGACGAATCTCGCTTGAACGAGATGATTGCAAGGGCTCCGGAAGTTGCAAAACTGAATGTTAAATGCGAGGCAAGACGAGTTATATTTGGTAAAGATGACAACAAAATACCACCTGAATGTCTGCAAAAGTTTGATGAAGTGTTAACGAAACTGATTAAACAGAATAAAAGATACGGTAAAGAGTATTATAGACACAAGTATTACGATCAAGCAACTGCAATACTGAAGCTAGATAAGGACGACTACAAGAAAAAGCATCCAGAAATATCCGATAGTGAGGCTTTTGAAATAGTTAGAAACGAGGCAGCGATTGGTCTTTCCCCACGGGATAGCGAActtctaaaaattaaagatcAAGATTGTCAATGTATTATATCCTAA